The genomic segment CAAACACCGGCGGGTTCTGAGGCCAAGACGGCACCGTGGCCGGCAACACCGCTCCCCGCGCGCGCACGGGATCCGGCAGCACCTGCACGACGCCCTCGCGGCGGCCCAAGGCCTGCCGGACCGCGCGGCGCACCAGCTGATGAATGGCCTCATTCGCGGCAAACCGGATTTCCCGCTTGGCCGGATGCACGTTCACATCCACGCTATCGGAATCGATCTCGAGAAACAGGACAAACTGCGGCTGGTGCCCTTTGGCCAAAAACGACCCGTAGCCTTCGGCCACCGCATGGAGGATCGCCGCATTGCGGACCGGCCGGCGATTGACGAACAACTCTTGCGGGGTCCGTGAGGCTTTGGCATGGTTGGCATCGATGATCATCCCGCTGATCGCCGCCCCGGGCTGCTCCCCCTGCACCGCCACCGCGCGGTCGAGAAACATCTGCCGATACACTTGGCCGATACGATCCTCAGCCGTGGACACGGCGGGGTAATTCAACACCTCTTGCGCATTACTCGTGAGCTTGAAGTGCACCGACGGCCAGGCCAGCGCCGCCTGCTGCACCACATGGGTAATGTGGGAAGATTCCGTGGGCATCGACTTCAGAAACTTCTTCCGGGCAGGCTGGTTATAAAACAGCTCCGCGACCTCGATGCGCGTGCCCACGACCGGCGGCGCATCGAGCACCTGCTGGAGCTGCCCACCGGCCAGTTGCAGATCGGTGCCGACGGCGTCCCCTTTGGCCGCGGTCACCAGCCGGACCTTGGACACCGAGGCGATACTCGGCAGCGCCTCCCCGCGAAACCCCATCGTGCGGATCGACCAGAGATCCCGGTCCGAGCGAAGCTTGCTGGTGGCATGCCGTCCAAAGGCCTGCGGCGCATCGGTCCGGGTCATTCCCTCGCCGTCGTCCGTCACACGGATCATGGCCAGGCCGCCGTCCTTCACATCGACGGTGATCGTCCGGCTGCCGGCATCGAGGCTGTTTTCGATGAGTTCCTTGACCACCGCGGCAGGCCGTTCAATCACCTCGCCGGCGGCGATCCGGCTGATGACGTCGTCCGGCAAGACCTGAATCTTTCCACTGAGGCCGGTCGTCACCATGGGGTCAGGCTCCACGAAGGATGCGGCATGGCTGAGGCACAAGGGCGGCTCGCCGCGCGCCTGCGACGGTCATCGGATATCGGCGAGTTTATTCTTGGCGAGCTTGGCTTCCTCGGACGAGGGAAACTCTTCCAGGACATGCTTGAGATATTTCCGTGATTTGACCAGGTCGCCCGTTTCCGCCGTCGCGAGGCCGAGCTTGTAGAGCGCAGCCGGCACCTTCTCATTTCCCGGATATTCCGTGACCAGATATTCGAAGGCTTGAATCGCGCGCGCATAGTCTTTCTGATTGTAATACGACTCGCCGAGCCAGTAATGGGCATTCGGGGTCAGCGACGTGCCGGGGAAATCCTTGGTGAACCGCTGAAACCCGGACACCGCCAGCTCATACTTCCCATTCAGATAATCGTTATAGGCCAGGTTGAACGCCGCCGTCGGCGTAATCCCCGGCGAACTGGGAATAATCGGCGCGCTCTCTACCTGCGCCTGAGGCTTGCTCGGCTTGGCTAGTTTCGGCGCCTCGGACGGAACCGGATCCAGCTTGGAGACCGGGCTCCCTGGCCCCTCTTCAAGCTTGGCCAGCCGGGCTTCGATCTTTTGAAGCCGCGCGGCGAACTCCTCGAATCGGGCCTTTCCCGGCTCCGCGTCCTTCACCCGCTCAAGGGACTCCAGCCGGCGCAACGCCGCATCGACCCGCTGATGATCCTGCTCCTGCGACTTGGAAATCGTCGAAATCGAATCTCTCAGCTCCACAAAATCGGCATGTTTGGCGCAACCCGTCAGCATCAACAGCTGGCACACACCCGCCACAGACCATAGATAGCACTGCGCACGTGACGACAGCATCTCTACCGCCCCTCCTTCAACTGCACCAGCTTGTCGGACGCTTTGCCAGCCTCCGGAGTCCTGGGATACAAGGTCACCACCTGTTTGAATGCCGAGGAGGCCCGCTTCTTATCCTTCAACGCGAGATACGCATAGCCCTTCTTCAGAAGGGCCGCCGGGACTTTCTCACTGCGGGGATAATCCAGCTCCACCTTGTCATAGGCGTCGATCGCCTTCTTATACTCTTTCGAACCGTAATAGGACTCACCCAGCCAATACCGGGCATTCGGAGCCAGATCCGAGTTGGGATAACCGGCCAAGAATGCGGCGAAGCCATTTCGCGCGGCCTCCAAATCTCCGTTGCGAAACAGCGCCAACACCCGTTCATACTGCTCCCGGTCCGCCGCGACCGATGAGCGGGCGGGCTCGACGGCTGGCGCCTCCGCCGGAGCAACCAGTGCTGCAGGCGGTGTGGCTACCGACGAGGAGTCCTCGCTCGAGGACACCGGCGACGGACTTGCGGCCATAGCCTGCTCGGAATCCTGCGCCGCCCGCTCCGCCCCGCCGCCCTCCGGCGCAGCAACCGGCTGAGAGCGCTGGGCATGCTTCCCATTGGCCTGCCGCCCACCGGCCTTCTGGCTCACCTGATCGACCGACCGAGCCAGCGCGTCAAGCCGGCGGTCCTGCTCTTCAAAACGGGAGGCCACCTTGTGATTCATCGACTCCAGGGTTTTCGCGACGGAATCCACGCTTTTCTTGACCGTTTCGACGTACCCCGTCATCGACTTATTGGCGTCATTCACATAGGCGGCCGTCTCCCGGCTGCTGGCCTCCAGCTTGGCCGCCAGGCTCTTCGAGGCCTGCTCTTCCTGCCCGACTCGTTCATTCAATCCGGTCAGCGCCTCTTTGAACCCGGTCAGCGCTTGATTGAACTGCGTGAACTTCTGAGACACCTGATCCAAACGGTGCTGGCTCTCGCCCAACCCCTTTTGCTGATCATCGAGCTTCGCATCCACCCGCTTGGCCATGTCTTCATTGGTCTTCTTCACGACCCCGGCCAGGTGCTCTTTCATCCCCTCGATCGCCTTGGACACATCTTCGGACATTTTATCGAGACGGGCATTTACCTTCGCATCCTGGGTATCGAGACTCTTCTGAAGCCACTGATACCGCGTCGTCGTATCGGCTTCCAGCTTGGCCGCCAGCTGCTCGATCTTCTTTGTCTGCAGCTCCAGCTGGGCCGCGCGATGCTTGATATCTTCCTGCTTGGCTTGGAGTTCCTGCGCCTGATGCTGAGCCTTCTCCAATTCACCCCGCAATTGCGGCAACTCTTGGTCGCGCAACGACGAGATCTCCTGGCTCTGCCGGGCTCTGGCCTGCGAGAACTGCTCATCTTGCTGCTTGATTCTTTGCTCCGCCTTCTTTAAATCGGCCTGTTGCGCAACGCATCCGGACAACAGTGTGATGAACATGACCAACACAAAAGCCACGGAACACCTCACTCCTGAACATTGATCGACGTAACGAAACATCCCGGCCTTTCTCGGCGCAATCGGAGCGGCGCGCCCTTGCTATTTCCCGGTCTTCACCACGACATGTCCGCGGCGATTCTGTGCGTAGCAGGCCTCATCGCGCTCTTTGCAGAACGGCCGTTCCTTGCCATACGACACCACGCCTACCCGGCTCGCGCTCACCCCGAGCTCGACTAAATAATTCCGCACCGCCTTCGCGCGCTTTTCACCCAACACCAAATTGTAGGCGGAGGTCCCGCGCTCGTCGCAGTGCCCTTCGATCTTCAGGCTCGCACCGGCATTCGCCTTGATCCACTCGGCATCGCGCGACAAGGCCTGGCGGCCGTCTTCGGAGATGGCGAAGCTGTCATAGGCGAAAAACACATCCCGCAATCCGGCGGCATCCGCCGCGGCTTGTTCCGATCGAATCGCATCCATCTGGCGGCCGCTCTGGGATGGATCGAGCTTGGCCATCATCGTCCCGTTTGTCACACGCTCTTCAGAGGGACTCTTCCCTCCTGCGACCGCATCCAACCCTCGCAGTCCCCCGGTCGCGCCGGCATCTCTGTTAGACAACGTGGTGTCAGGAAAATTCGACCCGACGCCTCCGCCACTCGTCCCTTTATCGGCATTGGCCGCTCCTTGCTGCGAAGACTGGGCATCCCCACCGGATTGCACGGCTTTCTTTGAACAGCCTGGCCCGGCCATGAGCAGCACCACCGCTGTCATCGATGCATACCAAATCACTCCTGTTGTCCGCATATCTTCTCCCCTCCCTCTAAAAAGACATCCGCTGGCCACCCCAGCCAAACATCATCACATGATTGTTGCACTGTTCACTTGGCACGCATCATGACGCCGGCGACCAGGCCGGCGCACTGTTATGTACCCCAGTGAACGTCACCCGCTCAAGATCTTTGCCATCGGCATTGATCATGTAAATCTGGCTTTTTCCGTCAGCCGTTGAACTAAACACCAGATGACGGCCGTCCGGCGACCAGGACGGCGAATCGTCCACCCCCGGCCCCGTCGTCAACTGCACCCGCTTCTGTCCGTCCGGCGTAATGAGACACAGTTTATACTCTTTTTTTGGCGTCCGGCACACATAGGCAATCCAATTCCCCCGCGGCGACCAAGCCGGCGCGGCGTTGTAGTCTCCTTCAAAGGTCAAGCGCCGCACGTTCGAGCCATCGGCGCTGATCAGGAAAATCTGCGGCCCACCACTGCGGTCCGATGCGAACGCCAGCTCCCGTCCCGACGGCGCCCAGGAAGGCGAGAGATCGCCGGAAGCATGAGTCGTCATCCGCTGCAACGCCTTGGTTCTGGTATCCAGCCGATACAGCTCCGAATTCCCTTCATAGCTCGACGCAAACGCGAGGAAGTTCCCGTCCGGCGACAGAGCGGGCGTAATATTGAGCCCGCTCAGCGAGACCATGGTCCAGCGCTTCCCCGTTGCCAGCTCGATCATGTCGATATCCTGCGTATTCCGGTTGCGATAGGCCGTAAAGACGAGGAATCGCCGATCGGGCGACCAACGCGGCATCAAATTCAGAAACCCGTCGGACGTCACCTGGCGCGGCTCATACCCATCGTAATCCATCACGAACAACTCGCGCGCCGATCCCTGTTCTGACACGTAAGCAATTTTCGTGCGGGCGATCCCAGGCTCTCCCGTATACCGGAACACCAATTCATCCGCAAACCGATGCGCCATCAAACGGGCCACGGAGGAGGACCCGACATAGCGCTTGCCGCCGACCACCTCGTTGCTCCCCCCGTCATAGACAAACCCCTCCATGCTGATATCCGCGTCTTTATCCCCCTCTTTCAAGCCCGCTTTCCCCCACACCAGCACCGACGCGCCGCCCTCCACCGCCTGCTTGAATGCGGGATTCGGCACCGTCCCCACATCTTTGAATCCGAGACCCGGCACATCCACCAGCGTAAACACCAATGAGCGGCGGATATCGGACTTCAAGACCTCTTCCAGCCGGCCCCCCAGCCATTCAGGCCCTCCGGCATTCTGAATCCCGATCACCCCCACGGGAATTTTCTGAAAATCCGGGCGCGTCGCTTCCAGAAAGACATCGGTCGCGCCGGACTCAATGATGCCGATGGCTCCTACCAGGGCACAACAGGTCAGCAGAAGACAGGTTCTGAGTCTCATGGATTATCCGTTCGGCTCCCCGACTGTGAAGGTAAAGTGCGCATCAAAAAAGGACTCTGTCAGCTCGGGCGGAAACCCCGGCAAAGGCTCGGCATTCATGACTGCCCGCTTGCCGGCCAAGTCGTAATATTCATTGCCTGAAGACTGCTCGATGGCCACGCCGCTGACCGTTCCATTCCGGTGCAGCCGGAACTTGACGACCACCGAATAGACCTGAGCGGTCACATCGACCTGTGGGGCAGACCATACACTACTGACCTTTTGCCGTACCCGTGCCAGATACGCGCTGGCCCCCGACGTACTCCCAGGCACCTTGAGCACCGTATCGACCGCTTTGACGCTTGGAATCTTGGTTTCACGCTGGGGCGCAGACTTCGCCGGCGCCTCCGCCAGCAACGGCTTCGACTCCTTTGGCAGCTCCACCTTCTTGATCTTGCTCAGTTCCTCGTCCAGCTCCCGATTCATCTCCTCGCTCAACGACGTTCGCGGCTTGACCTCGGATGGCTTCCTGGGAAGCTCTTTGGCATCCTGAGCAACCGGCACATCGGGCAGCTTGAGCTTCGAGACGGCAGGCGCCACCGGTTCATGAACTTTTTTCGGCCGATCGGTCGGGCTAAAATCTCCAAACTTCGGAGCGTCCGGAGGCAGGTCCACCCCCTTCATCAAGTCTCGCATCGGATCATGGGCCGGCCTCGCCGGGGCCGCCGGTTCAGGTCTCGCAACGGGCGGAGCCACAGGCGCCATTTTGACCGGCGGCGCCGGAGCGGGCGGCTTGGCAGCCTCGACCGGCTTCGCAGGAGCCTTGACCGGCTCCGGCATTTTGACCGAAGGCGCCGGCAACGACGCGAGGGAGACTTCGATGGACGCCAGCGGCTGTTCTCCATGCCGGGGCCACCGGACCCAGGTGACCGCCACCAACACCACCACGTGCAGGACCATGGACCAGACCACCGCCAGCCGGAGATGACGGGCGACCCGCCCCTGCACATCCTCATCCAGCCACGCGTGCGATTGTGCGGAAGCCTGCACCATAGCGATTCAGGACTCTAGTTCTTTCGACGAGGGGACGACGCATCCGTCACCCGCTCAGGCCCGGTCGGATCCGTCACCATGCCCAGCTTCTCGATGCCGGCCTTCTTCACCCCATCCATCACCTGCACCACAATGCCGTAGGGGACATCACGATCGGCCCGCAGATAGAGCGCCACATCCGCATGTTCTTCTTTCAGCAGCCTGAGCTTGCGCTCCAGCTGCGCCACACTGACCTGATCTTTGTCCAGATAGAGCCGTTGGTCTTTTTCAATGGTAAGGACGGCGCGGATCTCCGGCTTGATCGTATTGGACGCCGACTTCGGCAAGGTGATATCCATTCCACGATACAACATGGGCGCCGTCACCATGAAGATGACGAGCAGGACCAGCACCACATCGACCAGCGGAATAATGTTGATCTCCGCCATGAACCGGCGCTGGCGGGTTTCCAGAATCATCCCTTGGCTCCGACCGATCCCGGTTTCGATTTGGGGGACAATAAGGCAAGAAGCTCCACGGTCACCGTATCCATCCGGAAGGCCGTGCGGCGAATGCGCGACAGAAAATAATTATACGCCATGACCGCGGGAATCGCCGTAAACAATCCGGCGGCCGTGGCCACCAGCGCTTCCGACACACCCGGCGCCACCGCTGCAATACTGGCGGTCCCCTGCGAGCCGATTTCCCGGAACGAATCGATAATGCCCATGACGGTCCCCAGCAACCCGACAAAGGGGCTGATATTGCCGGTCGTCGCCAGAAACGGCAGATACGATTCGAGCTGCGACAGCTGGCCTTGGGCAAGATGCTGCGCCGTGCGCTCCATGACATGGCGGTCCACGGCCGGCGCGCTGCCGCCATCCTGAGCGCCCTGCCCCGTCCCCACCCGGTCCACGACGCCATGAAATATTTTGGCGCAGGGGCTCCCGGCGGAACGATAGGCGTGGCGCGCCACCTCGTCCACATCCTTGGCCTTCGACAAGACCGCCATGAAACGGAGGTCTTCGGCATCAGCCGACCGGAACATGTTCCACTTGAGGAGAATGACCGCCCAAGAGAGGACTGACAACAAAAAGAGCAGGAAAAGAACGACTTTCGACACCATCCCCAGTGACCCGAGAAGACCCATGGGACCTGACTGGAACATAGGGCGCTAGCGTCTCCCTCCTTGAATCATGACACACCGTGGTGTGATGGAGTGTACCAAACTTTGGAGAAAATGGCGGGGCCGACGGGATTTGAACCCGCGACCTCCAGATTGACAATCTGGCGTCCTAACCAGGCTGAACGACGGCCCCTCGAGACTCTATATTTGGCGGATGATCGGAACGACAAGACGATATCTAGCGGTCGGTCGATTCCAAAACTTAAAATGGCTATATCTTCTTTCTTCGCCCTGTCCTCGCACACCAGTCTGCCGTGGTAGGCGGAACAGGGATCGAACCTGTGACCTCTGCCTTGTAAGGGCAGCGCTCTCCCAATTGAGCTATCCGCCCGATTGTCCTCACAAGATTCGCGGATGCTACCAAGTCCATCGGAGCTTGTCAATCGATTCTCGCACTATTCTTGCAGTTTTCTGGCGCACCGAGAAATATTTTTCTCAGCCATCCGCTCAGGCTTTGGCACGCCGCGCCTGCCGGGGGAAAAACTTCCGATGCACCTGCGTCAGCCGCCCGCGTTCGACATGCGTATAGATCTGCGTCGTCGCAATGTTCGCATGGCCCAGCATCACCTGCACGGCGCGCAGATCGGCGCCGCCCTCCAATAAATGCGTGGCAAACGAATGGCGGAGCATGTGGGGAGAAATCGGCTTGGCAATCCCCGCGCGCCTGGCCCGCTGCCGCACAATTTTCCAGAAGGCCTGTCTGGTCAGCGCCCCGCCGCGCCGCGAAACAAAGAGCGCGCGCGACGACCGCCGCCGAAGAATGACCGGCCGCACCTGCTCGAGATACTGCACCAGCGCCTCGCGCGCGGCCTCTCCAATCGGCACCAGCCGCTCTTTCGCCCCTTTTCCGTACACCCGCACACATCCGACCGTGAGATCCAGCCGCGCCAGCTCCAGCGCAACAAGCTCCGACACCCGCAACCCCGAGGCATACATCAGCTCCAGCATCGTCCGATCGCGCGCATCCTCGACCGTCTGCACCGCCGGCAACTCCAGCAAGGCCGTCACTTCCGCCATCGTCAAGGTACCCGGCAGCTTGATCCCCCGCCGCGCCGTGGCAAGATCCCGAGTCGGATTGGCCTCAATAATCCCCTCACGCACCAGAAACCGAAACCACCCGCGCAGCGCGGACACCGTCCTCGCCATCGAAACCGGCGACAGGCCCTCCGCATTCAATGATGCGAGAAATCCCACCACCTGCGGCGGGGACACCGGCGCATCCATCGGGAGTTGCTGCCGGTTCAGAAACGCTTGCAGCTTGGAGAGATCACGCCGGTATGCCTCCAGCGTATTGGTCGCCAGCCCTCCCTCGACACGAAGGTGGCTCAGGTACCGCTCAGCCAGCGGGTCAAGATTCTGCTCGAGAAGTTGTGCCATCGATCAATACGCACCGGACCGTGAACATGCACACCGGGGATCTGCCTCCGCGGCAAACTATAGCCAACTCTCCCGGGTGAACTCAATGAAACGACCGGCAGATCTCCTTGACACCCTCCACCCTTTCCGATACTAGTCACTCGGTGCCACAACAACCATCACCCACATATTCAACACCCACATGCCAGTCCAGATGACAGACCGACGATATCCGCATCTCTACGCCATGGTGGCACTCCTCTTCACCTGCCTCACCCTCGCAGGCATCTCAACAGACACCCTCCTGGCGGCCGATCTCAAATCTCCGGCAGCCGATCCTCCCATCCTGACTCAGGCCAAACGCCTCATCGACAAGGGAGATCCGGAATCCGCCGCCACCGTACTCCGCCGGTATTTGGCGACCTCGCCTCGCGCCGAATACCTCGACGACACCTATCTGCTCCTGGGAGCGGCCCTCTTCGACCTGAAGGAATACCCGGACGCCTTGAAAGTCTTGAATCAACTTTACACCGAGTTTCCCGCCTCGGAATGGAGCGACCGGGGAAAGGTGCTGCTTGCCAAGACCCATGCCGCCATGGGGAACATCGATCTGGCGTTGCCCCTCCTCACCCAGCTACGGACCGGCGCAGCCGCCGATGACACGAAACGGGAAGCCCGCAAGCTGACGGCAGAGTTTCTGGCCCAGAAAAAAGACTACGTCCGGGCGATTCAAGCCCTCCTCGAAGAGGCCGCGGAAGGAACGGATGAGCAGGTTGCCGATACACGAAACCAGATTCGTGAATTTCTCACCGAGAAACTCGACAAGAACGCGCTCCTCCGGATACGAGAACTGTATCCGAAGGCATTTCCCGGCGACCTGGCCTCGATCCGGCTGATCGAAATCTATACCGAGCGGGGAGAAGACCATCTCGCGGAACGGCAGATTCAGCAATTTCTCAAGCAATTTCCCAATCACCCGTACGAGCCCAAAGCGACGGAAGCCCTGGCGCAGTTGAAGGCCCGGCTCAAGACGAATCAATACTCCATAGCCGCCGTCCTTCCACTTTCGGGCCGTCTCGCCCCCTTCGCCAACGAAATTCTAGAAGGCATCCAGCTGGCAGTCGAACGCGCGCGTGAACAAGCAGGCGCCCCGTCCGTCGGCCTGCTGGTCAAAGACAACGAATCGGACCGAGCCTCGTTCATCGAAGACCTCGCTACCCTCTTGAGCGACGACCACCCCTTGGCCGTTATCGGTCCGGTGCTGTCGAAGAACCTCCCGGTGATGGCGGAAATGGCCGAGCGCAGTAAAACGCCCTTGATCACACCGGCAGCCACCTTCCCCAACGTCCGCCGCCTGGGCAGTTATCTCTTCAGCACCACCCTGACCTACGGGCTCCAAGCCACACGCATCGCGGACTACGCGCTCAAAGAACAAGCGTACCGCCGGTTCTGCATTCTCTACCCGGATACCATCTACGGGCGCGAACAGGCCCGCCTCTTTGCACAGGAAATCCGGCAGCGTAACGGCGAAATCATTGCCATGGAATCCTTCAAGGAAGGCGACACGGACTATTCGGCGCAGATCAAGCGGTTGAAGGAAGAAGATCTGAAGAAATACGGACTGGCCGTCCCCTACGACCCGTCACGGCCGGCCGGGAAACCGATCGGGAAAACCGAGAAACGAATTCTCTACACTCCGGGATTCGACGCGGTCTTTATCCCCAGCCGGGCGAGCGAGATCGGCCTGCTGGCGGCCCAGCTCGCCTTTCATGATGTGAAAGTCCCGCTCTTGGGCACCAATGGCTGGAACTCCCCGGACTTCCTCCGCACCGCGGACCGCACCGTCGACGGCGCCGTCTTTGTGGACGGATTCTTCGCGGACAGTCCGAGCGCCGCCGTGCAGGAGTTCGTCCAGCGCTACCAGAAACGGTTTTCCGGCACGCCGACGCTCTTTACCATGCAAGGCTACGACGCCGCCAGACTCGTTCTCGAAGCGGTCCGCCACGGCGCCACCTCAGGGGACGCGGTGCGCGCGTTTCTGACCACGCAACAAGACTTGCCCACGCTCCTGGGACCGGCCAGCTTCGGACCGGAAGGCACCTTGCACCGGCCCCTCTTTCTCCTGCAAGTCAAACACGGTAAATTTGTGCAGCTCAACTAACCGGACCGGACATGGACACCCTCGCCCCGATCATTCATAAAATCTCCTACATGGCGCTCCCGCTGCTGTTCGCCATGGTGTTCCATGAATATGCGCACGGATGGGTGGCCGACAAGTGCGGCGACCCCACCGCCAAGCTGCAGGGCCGGCTCACCTTTAACCCGATCGCGCACATCGATCCCCTCGGCACCATTATTCTTCCCTTGATCTGCCTGGCCCTGCCCGGCGGCTTTCTCCTCGGATGGGCCAAGCCGGTCCCCATCGATCTGCGCAACATGCGGCAGCCCCGGCGCGACATGGCCCTCGTTGCCGCGGCCGGGCCAGGCATGAATCTCCTGCTCGCCACCCTCAGCGCCCTGCTCGTGGCCGGGCTCCTGGCCGTCGATCCGACCCTGTTGCAGCAAGAGACCGCCGCGCGCGACTCCACATCCTCGAGCCTGGCCACCATGATCCTGCTGCCCGTTTCCGTCATGGCGCTGTACTCCGTCCTCATCAACGTCTTTCTGGCGCTCTTCAATTTGATCCCCATCCCGCCGCTCGACGGCGGCCGCATCCTGACCTGCCTGCTGCCTCCACGCCCGGCCCTCGCGCTGGCGAAGCTGGAGCCGTACGGCATGATGATTCTCATGGGCCTTATCGTATTCGACAAAGAACTCCGCGTGATCCACACGATCACCGGCACATTCGCCAACGCCCTGTCGGGCACCATTCTCTCGACGGCACTCGGCTTCGGCACAGGAGTCTTGCAATGACCATCGCACCCAAGAAACGCGTCCTCAGCGGCATGCAGCCCAGCGGATTGATGCACCTCGGCAACTACCTCGGCGCCCTGGAAAACTGGAAGCTGTTGCAAGAAGAGCACGAGTGCTTCTTCTTCGTCGCCGACTGGCATG from the Nitrospira sp. genome contains:
- the mutL gene encoding DNA mismatch repair endonuclease MutL is translated as MVTTGLSGKIQVLPDDVISRIAAGEVIERPAAVVKELIENSLDAGSRTITVDVKDGGLAMIRVTDDGEGMTRTDAPQAFGRHATSKLRSDRDLWSIRTMGFRGEALPSIASVSKVRLVTAAKGDAVGTDLQLAGGQLQQVLDAPPVVGTRIEVAELFYNQPARKKFLKSMPTESSHITHVVQQAALAWPSVHFKLTSNAQEVLNYPAVSTAEDRIGQVYRQMFLDRAVAVQGEQPGAAISGMIIDANHAKASRTPQELFVNRRPVRNAAILHAVAEGYGSFLAKGHQPQFVLFLEIDSDSVDVNVHPAKREIRFAANEAIHQLVRRAVRQALGRREGVVQVLPDPVRARGAVLPATVPSWPQNPPVFGGAVALPSGSDRPAGEARLVEQLAFVSEAAESYVRVPSSDVVALGQLNRTYLVVQIGGALTIVDQHTAHERVLFERLYRAWQARGMAAQPLLIPESVELTAPQAALLQRYQGDLDQLGLGLEPFGPATVLIRSVPLGIGKVDAEGFLQDVLEDLSQWDRASSLEDRVRPVLASLACHGAVRAGRAMELPEIKHLAADWLAEGKIQTCPHGRRTAYHLGTEELEKIFGRVGW
- the ybgF gene encoding tol-pal system protein YbgF, with translation MLSSRAQCYLWSVAGVCQLLMLTGCAKHADFVELRDSISTISKSQEQDHQRVDAALRRLESLERVKDAEPGKARFEEFAARLQKIEARLAKLEEGPGSPVSKLDPVPSEAPKLAKPSKPQAQVESAPIIPSSPGITPTAAFNLAYNDYLNGKYELAVSGFQRFTKDFPGTSLTPNAHYWLGESYYNQKDYARAIQAFEYLVTEYPGNEKVPAALYKLGLATAETGDLVKSRKYLKHVLEEFPSSEEAKLAKNKLADIR
- the ybgF gene encoding tol-pal system protein YbgF — its product is MAFVLVMFITLLSGCVAQQADLKKAEQRIKQQDEQFSQARARQSQEISSLRDQELPQLRGELEKAQHQAQELQAKQEDIKHRAAQLELQTKKIEQLAAKLEADTTTRYQWLQKSLDTQDAKVNARLDKMSEDVSKAIEGMKEHLAGVVKKTNEDMAKRVDAKLDDQQKGLGESQHRLDQVSQKFTQFNQALTGFKEALTGLNERVGQEEQASKSLAAKLEASSRETAAYVNDANKSMTGYVETVKKSVDSVAKTLESMNHKVASRFEEQDRRLDALARSVDQVSQKAGGRQANGKHAQRSQPVAAPEGGGAERAAQDSEQAMAASPSPVSSSEDSSSVATPPAALVAPAEAPAVEPARSSVAADREQYERVLALFRNGDLEAARNGFAAFLAGYPNSDLAPNARYWLGESYYGSKEYKKAIDAYDKVELDYPRSEKVPAALLKKGYAYLALKDKKRASSAFKQVVTLYPRTPEAGKASDKLVQLKEGR
- the pal gene encoding peptidoglycan-associated lipoprotein Pal translates to MRTTGVIWYASMTAVVLLMAGPGCSKKAVQSGGDAQSSQQGAANADKGTSGGGVGSNFPDTTLSNRDAGATGGLRGLDAVAGGKSPSEERVTNGTMMAKLDPSQSGRQMDAIRSEQAAADAAGLRDVFFAYDSFAISEDGRQALSRDAEWIKANAGASLKIEGHCDERGTSAYNLVLGEKRAKAVRNYLVELGVSASRVGVVSYGKERPFCKERDEACYAQNRRGHVVVKTGK
- the tolB gene encoding Tol-Pal system beta propeller repeat protein TolB, with the protein product MRLRTCLLLTCCALVGAIGIIESGATDVFLEATRPDFQKIPVGVIGIQNAGGPEWLGGRLEEVLKSDIRRSLVFTLVDVPGLGFKDVGTVPNPAFKQAVEGGASVLVWGKAGLKEGDKDADISMEGFVYDGGSNEVVGGKRYVGSSSVARLMAHRFADELVFRYTGEPGIARTKIAYVSEQGSARELFVMDYDGYEPRQVTSDGFLNLMPRWSPDRRFLVFTAYRNRNTQDIDMIELATGKRWTMVSLSGLNITPALSPDGNFLAFASSYEGNSELYRLDTRTKALQRMTTHASGDLSPSWAPSGRELAFASDRSGGPQIFLISADGSNVRRLTFEGDYNAAPAWSPRGNWIAYVCRTPKKEYKLCLITPDGQKRVQLTTGPGVDDSPSWSPDGRHLVFSSTADGKSQIYMINADGKDLERVTFTGVHNSAPAWSPAS
- a CDS encoding TonB family protein; the protein is MVQASAQSHAWLDEDVQGRVARHLRLAVVWSMVLHVVVLVAVTWVRWPRHGEQPLASIEVSLASLPAPSVKMPEPVKAPAKPVEAAKPPAPAPPVKMAPVAPPVARPEPAAPARPAHDPMRDLMKGVDLPPDAPKFGDFSPTDRPKKVHEPVAPAVSKLKLPDVPVAQDAKELPRKPSEVKPRTSLSEEMNRELDEELSKIKKVELPKESKPLLAEAPAKSAPQRETKIPSVKAVDTVLKVPGSTSGASAYLARVRQKVSSVWSAPQVDVTAQVYSVVVKFRLHRNGTVSGVAIEQSSGNEYYDLAGKRAVMNAEPLPGFPPELTESFFDAHFTFTVGEPNG
- a CDS encoding biopolymer transporter ExbD — protein: MILETRQRRFMAEINIIPLVDVVLVLLVIFMVTAPMLYRGMDITLPKSASNTIKPEIRAVLTIEKDQRLYLDKDQVSVAQLERKLRLLKEEHADVALYLRADRDVPYGIVVQVMDGVKKAGIEKLGMVTDPTGPERVTDASSPRRKN
- a CDS encoding MotA/TolQ/ExbB proton channel family protein, which gives rise to MGLLGSLGMVSKVVLFLLFLLSVLSWAVILLKWNMFRSADAEDLRFMAVLSKAKDVDEVARHAYRSAGSPCAKIFHGVVDRVGTGQGAQDGGSAPAVDRHVMERTAQHLAQGQLSQLESYLPFLATTGNISPFVGLLGTVMGIIDSFREIGSQGTASIAAVAPGVSEALVATAAGLFTAIPAVMAYNYFLSRIRRTAFRMDTVTVELLALLSPKSKPGSVGAKG
- the xerD gene encoding site-specific tyrosine recombinase XerD, whose protein sequence is MAQLLEQNLDPLAERYLSHLRVEGGLATNTLEAYRRDLSKLQAFLNRQQLPMDAPVSPPQVVGFLASLNAEGLSPVSMARTVSALRGWFRFLVREGIIEANPTRDLATARRGIKLPGTLTMAEVTALLELPAVQTVEDARDRTMLELMYASGLRVSELVALELARLDLTVGCVRVYGKGAKERLVPIGEAAREALVQYLEQVRPVILRRRSSRALFVSRRGGALTRQAFWKIVRQRARRAGIAKPISPHMLRHSFATHLLEGGADLRAVQVMLGHANIATTQIYTHVERGRLTQVHRKFFPRQARRAKA